A section of the Alkalihalobacillus sp. LMS39 genome encodes:
- a CDS encoding KH domain-containing protein, translating to MKELIEHIAKALVDHPQEVFVKEIEDEQGMIVQLSVHADDMGKVIGKQGRVAKAIRSVLHAAALKENKRVRLDIVE from the coding sequence ATGAAAGAGTTAATCGAACATATAGCTAAAGCTCTCGTTGACCACCCCCAAGAAGTTTTCGTAAAAGAAATTGAAGATGAGCAAGGCATGATTGTTCAGCTATCCGTCCATGCTGATGATATGGGCAAAGTGATAGGAAAGCAAGGGCGTGTTGCTAAAGCAATACGGTCTGTTCTCCACGCTGCAGCGTTAAAAGAAAACAAACGAGTCCGTTTGGATATCGTAGAGTAA